From Hymenobacter sediminicola:
CCCCAACACCGACGCCCTGGACCTGGAATCCATCAACCGCGCCCTCGTAGAGAACTGCACCTTCGACGTGGGCGACGACGCCATCTGCATCAAGAGCGGCCGCAACGAGCAGGGCCGGGCGCGGGCCATGCCCACCGAAAACGTACTGATTCGCAACTGCACCGTGTACCGGGCGCACGGCGGCTTCGTCATCGGCTCCGAAATGTCGGGCGGGGCGCGCAACATCTACGCCCAGAACCTCACCTTCGTCGGCACTGACATTGGTATCCGGTTCAAGACCACGCGCGGCCGGGGAGGCGTGGTGGAGAACATCTTTATTGAGAACGTGGACATGAAGGACATCGGTGGCGAGGCCATCCTGTTCGACATGTACTACATGATCCGGGACCCGTCGCCGCAGGTGGCGGGCTCCAAGGAGCGGCCCGTGTCGCCGGCCAAGCCCGTGGACGAGAGCACGCCACAGTTCCGCAAGATTGCCATCCGCAACATCACCTGCAACGGCGCCAAAACCGCCATCCTGGTGCGCGGCCTGCCCGAAATGGCCATCAAGGACATCAGCATCGAAAATGCTGTGCTGCAAGCCGAAAAGGGCCTCGTGTGCATCGAGGCCGACAACATCCAGCTGAAAAACGTGACGCTGCTGCCCACCAGCACCGACCCGGTAATGGAAGTGCACAACAGCCGCAATATCACCCTCAACGGCATCAAGTACCCGGCCGGCACGGCCACGCTGCTGCGCGTGTCGGGCGCTGAAAAGGCCAAAAATGTGCGCCTGCTCAACACCGACCCCGCCCAGGCCAGGCAGCCGCTGGAACTGGGCGAAAAGGTGACGAAAAAGGTTGTCACGGTGTCGAAAAAGTAAGTCGCATCTGTCCGGCTGTCCTACTGCCTGGTTCTCCCTCTCTATCCCTGTCCTATGATTTTTCGCCTGTTTGTTCTGCTGGTCCTCTTGATGGCCACCGCGGCCCCGGCCCAGCACAAGCCTAAAGCCTCGGCGCCGCTGGCCCGCCAGATGGCCGACTCCTTCATGCGCCGCTACCCCGACTCGCTGGGATTGGCCGACAACAAGGTGGCCCGCTGGGGCTACGAGCAGGGGCTGATGCTCAAGGCCATCGAGCGGGTGTGGCAGCAAACCGGCGAGCGGAAATACCTGGACTATATGGTGCGGATTCTGGACTACTCCATCGGGCCCGACGGCACCATCCAGCGCTACAAGTACGACGACTTCAACCTCGACAACATTAACACCGGCCGCGCCTTGCTCACGCTCAGCCAGCAGCCCGGGCTGGCGCCGGAGAAATACCGCCTCGCCGCCCAGCGTCTGCACCAGCAGCTGGAGGCGCAGCCCCGCACCAAGGAGGGCGGCTACTGGCACAAAAAGCGCTACCCGCACCAGATCTGGCTGGATGGGCTGTATATGGCCGAGCCCTTCGCAGCCGAATACGCCAAGGTGTTCAACCAACCCGCCGATTTCGACCACGTGGCGCTGCAGTTCGCGCAGGTGGAAAAGCACCTCGTGGATTCTAAAACCGGCCTGCTCTACCACGGCTACGACGAAAGCCGGGAGCAGCGCTGGGCCAACAAAACCACTGGCCTCTCGCCTAACTTCTGGGGGCGCGGCATAGGCTGGTACGCCATGGCCCTCGTGGACGTGCTCGACTACTTCCCCCAGGACCACCCCGAGCGCGCCAAGCTGGTGCAGTACCTACAGCGCCTCGCGCCGGTGCTGGCCCGCTACCAGGACCCCAAAACCGGCGGCTGGTGGCAGGTATCCGACCAAGCGGGCCGCGCCGGCAACTACATCGAAACCTCGGCTTCGTGCATGTTCGTGTACGCCCTGGCCAAAGGCAGCCGCCTCGGCTACCTCGACAAGAAGTACCGCAAAGTGGCCCAAAAAGGCTACGAGGGCATTGTGCGGCAGTTTGTAGTG
This genomic window contains:
- a CDS encoding glycoside hydrolase family 28 protein; this translates as MLKYLLPVALLNFSGAYAQSFVPNLPPVKATSFPRDTVRITQFGAVADGLTANTKAFTDAIDACSRKGGGVVLVPRGHWRTGPLTMRSNVNLHLAAGAFVQFSNQLADYQLIKTNWEGLDAVRNQPLIYGQNLENVAITGHGILDGAGEAWWMVQKGRTPEGEWKQLVASGGYLNEKQDRWYPSAQSLKGTTVKEAGVLTPEKQNVQDFADLKDYLRPDFLVLDNCKRLLLEGVTLQNSPAWTVHPMRSQDVTVRNLTVRNGPYTPNTDALDLESINRALVENCTFDVGDDAICIKSGRNEQGRARAMPTENVLIRNCTVYRAHGGFVIGSEMSGGARNIYAQNLTFVGTDIGIRFKTTRGRGGVVENIFIENVDMKDIGGEAILFDMYYMIRDPSPQVAGSKERPVSPAKPVDESTPQFRKIAIRNITCNGAKTAILVRGLPEMAIKDISIENAVLQAEKGLVCIEADNIQLKNVTLLPTSTDPVMEVHNSRNITLNGIKYPAGTATLLRVSGAEKAKNVRLLNTDPAQARQPLELGEKVTKKVVTVSKK
- a CDS encoding glycoside hydrolase family 88/105 protein — translated: MIFRLFVLLVLLMATAAPAQHKPKASAPLARQMADSFMRRYPDSLGLADNKVARWGYEQGLMLKAIERVWQQTGERKYLDYMVRILDYSIGPDGTIQRYKYDDFNLDNINTGRALLTLSQQPGLAPEKYRLAAQRLHQQLEAQPRTKEGGYWHKKRYPHQIWLDGLYMAEPFAAEYAKVFNQPADFDHVALQFAQVEKHLVDSKTGLLYHGYDESREQRWANKTTGLSPNFWGRGIGWYAMALVDVLDYFPQDHPERAKLVQYLQRLAPVLARYQDPKTGGWWQVSDQAGRAGNYIETSASCMFVYALAKGSRLGYLDKKYRKVAQKGYEGIVRQFVVQEPTGLLTLNGTVSVGGLGGSPYRDGSYEYYLSEPLQQNDFKGVGPFIMAGVEMEMSK